The Tamandua tetradactyla isolate mTamTet1 chromosome 23, mTamTet1.pri, whole genome shotgun sequence genome includes a window with the following:
- the NTHL1 gene encoding endonuclease III-like protein 1 isoform X2 yields the protein MAAAGVRMLTRSRSGGPGAGLRGCGEEAAPLRRGQVAAEGRKRHRPVKHQRKAQRLHVAYEAADGENGKGAEPLEAAAWEPQGWRQQLANIRTMRKERNAPVDQLGAEHCYDPSAPPTVQRFQVLLSLMLSSQTKDQVTAGAMQRLRARGLTVDNVLRMDDSTLGALIYPVGFWRSKVKYIKQTSAILQERYGGDIPASVAELVALPGVGPKMAHLAMAVAWGSVSGIAVDTHVHRIANRLRWTKRETKAPEETRAALEEWLPRELWSEINGLLVGFGQQTCLPIRPRCQSCLNRTLCPAACSP from the exons ATGGCCGCAGCCGGCGTAAGAATGCTGACCCGCAGCCGCAGCGGCGGGCCCGGCGCCGGGCTGCGGGGGTGTGGGGAGGAGGCCGCGCCCCTCCGGAGGGGACAGGTAGCCGCAG aaggaaggaaaagacacAGGCCTGTGAAGCACCAGCGGAAGGCACAGAGACTGCATGTGGCCTACGAGGCTGCGGATGGAGAGAATGGCAAGGGGGCTGAGCCCCTCGAGGCGGCGGCCTGGGAGCCACAGGGCTGGCGGCAGCAGCTGGCGAACATCCGGACCATGCGGAAGGAGAGGAACGCACCTGTGGACCAGCTGGGAGCTGAGCACTGCTACGACCCCAGCGCACCCCCAACG GTACAGAGGTTCCAGGTGCTGCTCTCGTTGATGCTCTCCAGCCAGACCAAAGACCAGGTGACAGCAGGTGCCATGCAGCGGCTGCGGGCCCGGGGCCTGACAGTAGACAACGTCCTGCGAATGGATGATAGCACGCTGGGCGCGCTCATTTACCCCGTGGGCTTTTGGAGG AGCAAGGTGAAGTACATCAAGCAGACCAGTGCCATCCTGCAGGAGCGCTACGGTGGGGACATTCCAGCCTCTGTGGCCGAGCTGGTGGCGCTGCCAGGCGTTGGGCCTAAGATGGCCCACCTGGCCATGGCTGTGGCCTGGGGCTCTGTGTCGGGCATCG CAGTGGACACCCACGTGCACAGGATTGCCAACCGGCTCAGGTGGACCAAGAGGGAGACCAAGGCGCCAGAGGAGACGCGTGCCGCCCTCGAGGAATGGCTGCCCAG GGAGCTATGGAGTGAGATCAACGGGCTGCTGGTGGGGTTTGGCCAGCAGACCTGTCTGCCCATCCGCCCACGCTGCCAGTCCTGCCTCAATCGGACCCTGTGTCCTGCCGCCTGCAGCCCCTGA
- the NTHL1 gene encoding endonuclease III-like protein 1 isoform X1, which produces MAAAGVRMLTRSRSGGPGAGLRGCGEEAAPLRRGQVAAEGRKRHRPVKHQRKAQRLHVAYEAADGENGKGAEPLEAAAWEPQGWRQQLANIRTMRKERNAPVDQLGAEHCYDPSAPPTVQRFQVLLSLMLSSQTKDQVTAGAMQRLRARGLTVDNVLRMDDSTLGALIYPVGFWRSKVKYIKQTSAILQERYGGDIPASVAELVALPGVGPKMAHLAMAVAWGSVSGIAAVDTHVHRIANRLRWTKRETKAPEETRAALEEWLPRELWSEINGLLVGFGQQTCLPIRPRCQSCLNRTLCPAACSP; this is translated from the exons ATGGCCGCAGCCGGCGTAAGAATGCTGACCCGCAGCCGCAGCGGCGGGCCCGGCGCCGGGCTGCGGGGGTGTGGGGAGGAGGCCGCGCCCCTCCGGAGGGGACAGGTAGCCGCAG aaggaaggaaaagacacAGGCCTGTGAAGCACCAGCGGAAGGCACAGAGACTGCATGTGGCCTACGAGGCTGCGGATGGAGAGAATGGCAAGGGGGCTGAGCCCCTCGAGGCGGCGGCCTGGGAGCCACAGGGCTGGCGGCAGCAGCTGGCGAACATCCGGACCATGCGGAAGGAGAGGAACGCACCTGTGGACCAGCTGGGAGCTGAGCACTGCTACGACCCCAGCGCACCCCCAACG GTACAGAGGTTCCAGGTGCTGCTCTCGTTGATGCTCTCCAGCCAGACCAAAGACCAGGTGACAGCAGGTGCCATGCAGCGGCTGCGGGCCCGGGGCCTGACAGTAGACAACGTCCTGCGAATGGATGATAGCACGCTGGGCGCGCTCATTTACCCCGTGGGCTTTTGGAGG AGCAAGGTGAAGTACATCAAGCAGACCAGTGCCATCCTGCAGGAGCGCTACGGTGGGGACATTCCAGCCTCTGTGGCCGAGCTGGTGGCGCTGCCAGGCGTTGGGCCTAAGATGGCCCACCTGGCCATGGCTGTGGCCTGGGGCTCTGTGTCGGGCATCG CAGCAGTGGACACCCACGTGCACAGGATTGCCAACCGGCTCAGGTGGACCAAGAGGGAGACCAAGGCGCCAGAGGAGACGCGTGCCGCCCTCGAGGAATGGCTGCCCAG GGAGCTATGGAGTGAGATCAACGGGCTGCTGGTGGGGTTTGGCCAGCAGACCTGTCTGCCCATCCGCCCACGCTGCCAGTCCTGCCTCAATCGGACCCTGTGTCCTGCCGCCTGCAGCCCCTGA
- the NTHL1 gene encoding endonuclease III-like protein 1 isoform X3, which yields MAAAGVRMLTRSRSGGPGAGLRGCGEEAAPLRRGQVAAEGRKRHRPVKHQRKAQRLHVAYEAADGENGKGAEPLEAAAWEPQGWRQQLANIRTMRKERNAPVDQLGAEHCYDPSAPPTVQRFQVLLSLMLSSQTKDQVTAGAMQRLRARGLTVDNVLRMDDSTLGALIYPVGFWRQWTPTCTGLPTGSGGPRGRPRRQRRRVPPSRNGCPGSYGVRSTGCWWGLASRPVCPSAHAASPASIGPCVLPPAAPEG from the exons ATGGCCGCAGCCGGCGTAAGAATGCTGACCCGCAGCCGCAGCGGCGGGCCCGGCGCCGGGCTGCGGGGGTGTGGGGAGGAGGCCGCGCCCCTCCGGAGGGGACAGGTAGCCGCAG aaggaaggaaaagacacAGGCCTGTGAAGCACCAGCGGAAGGCACAGAGACTGCATGTGGCCTACGAGGCTGCGGATGGAGAGAATGGCAAGGGGGCTGAGCCCCTCGAGGCGGCGGCCTGGGAGCCACAGGGCTGGCGGCAGCAGCTGGCGAACATCCGGACCATGCGGAAGGAGAGGAACGCACCTGTGGACCAGCTGGGAGCTGAGCACTGCTACGACCCCAGCGCACCCCCAACG GTACAGAGGTTCCAGGTGCTGCTCTCGTTGATGCTCTCCAGCCAGACCAAAGACCAGGTGACAGCAGGTGCCATGCAGCGGCTGCGGGCCCGGGGCCTGACAGTAGACAACGTCCTGCGAATGGATGATAGCACGCTGGGCGCGCTCATTTACCCCGTGGGCTTTTGGAGG CAGTGGACACCCACGTGCACAGGATTGCCAACCGGCTCAGGTGGACCAAGAGGGAGACCAAGGCGCCAGAGGAGACGCGTGCCGCCCTCGAGGAATGGCTGCCCAG GGAGCTATGGAGTGAGATCAACGGGCTGCTGGTGGGGTTTGGCCAGCAGACCTGTCTGCCCATCCGCCCACGCTGCCAGTCCTGCCTCAATCGGACCCTGTGTCCTGCCGCCTGCAGCCCCTGAGGGCTGA
- the NHERF2 gene encoding Na(+)/H(+) exchange regulatory cofactor NHE-RF2 isoform X4, which produces MARSGRATSPRPSPGASARSPGQGLVQDVPGPLRDLRPRLCHLHKGPQGYGFNLHSDKSRPGQYIRSVDPGSPAAHSGLRPQDRLIEVNGQNVEGLRHAEVVARIKAREDEARLLVVNPETDQYFKRLRATPTEEHVEGPLPFPVTNGTSPAQLNGGSACSSRSDLPGSDKDAEDGSTWRRDPFQESGLHLSPTAAEAKEKARATRVNKRAPQMDWNRKREIFSNF; this is translated from the exons ATGGCTCGCTCTGGGAGGGCCACATCACCCCGGCCGTCCCCGGGAGCCTCTGCGCGGAGCCCAGGCCAGGGGCTTGTGCAG GATGTCCCTGGTCCACTGAGGGATCTGCGCCCTCGCCTGTGCCACCTGCACAAGGGCCCACAGGGTTACGGGTTCAATCTGCACAGTGACAAGTCCCGGCCTGGCCAGTACATCCGCTCCGTGGACCCTGGCTCACCTGCCGCCCACTCCGGCCTCCGACCCCAGGACCGGCTCATCGAG GTGAACGGGCAGAACGTGGAGGGGCTGCGCCACGCCGAGGTGGTCGCCCGCATCAAGGCGCGGGAGGACGAGGCCCGGCTGCTTGTGGTCAACCCCGAGACGGACCAGTACTTCAAGCGGCTGCGGGCGACACCCACGGAGGAACACGTGGAAG GCCCGCTGCCATTCCCGGTCACCAACGGGACCAGCCCTGCCCAG CTCAATGGAGGCTCGGCATGCTCCTCCCGAAGTGACCTGCCTGGCTCGGACAAGGACGCAGAG gacgGCAGCACCTGGAGGCGTGACCCCTTCCAGGAGAGCGGCCTGCACCTGAGCCCCACGGCGGCCGAGGCCAAGGAGAAGGCTCGGGCCACCCGCGTCAACAAGCGGGCCCCGCAGATGGACTGGAACCGCAAGCGTGAGATCTTCAGCAACTTCTGA
- the NHERF2 gene encoding Na(+)/H(+) exchange regulatory cofactor NHE-RF2 isoform X1, translating into MAGPEPLRPRLCCLVRGEQGYGFHLHGEKGRRGQFIRRVEPGSPAEAAALRAGDRLVEVNGVNVEGETHHQVVQRIKAVEGRTRLLVVDTETDEELRRRQLTCTEEMARRGLPPPHEPWEPKPDWVATGSAGPEAGGKDVPGPLRDLRPRLCHLHKGPQGYGFNLHSDKSRPGQYIRSVDPGSPAAHSGLRPQDRLIEVNGQNVEGLRHAEVVARIKAREDEARLLVVNPETDQYFKRLRATPTEEHVEGPLPFPVTNGTSPAQLNGGSACSSRSDLPGSDKDAEDGSTWRRDPFQESGLHLSPTAAEAKEKARATRVNKRAPQMDWNRKREIFSNF; encoded by the exons ATGGCCGGGCCCGAGCCGCTGCGGCCGCGCCTGTGCTGCCTGGTGCGCGGCGAGCAGGGCTACGGCTTCCACCTGCACGGCGAGAAGGGCCGCCGCGGGCAGTTCATCCGGCGCGTGGAGCCCGGCTCCCCCGCAGAGGCGGCCGCGCTGCGCGCCGGGGACCGCCTGGTCGAGGTCAACGGGGTCAATGTGGAGGGAGAGACGCACCACCAG GTGGTGCAGAGAATCAAGGCCGTGGAAGGGCGGACACGGCTGCTGGTGGTGGACACGGAGACGGACGAGGAGCTGCGCCGGCGGCAGCTCACCTGCACGGAGGAGATGGCTCGGCGGGGGCTACCGCCCCCCCATGAGCCCTGGGAGCCGAAGCCGGACTGGGTGGCCACGGGCAGCGCGGGCCCCGAGGCAGGCGGGAAG GATGTCCCTGGTCCACTGAGGGATCTGCGCCCTCGCCTGTGCCACCTGCACAAGGGCCCACAGGGTTACGGGTTCAATCTGCACAGTGACAAGTCCCGGCCTGGCCAGTACATCCGCTCCGTGGACCCTGGCTCACCTGCCGCCCACTCCGGCCTCCGACCCCAGGACCGGCTCATCGAG GTGAACGGGCAGAACGTGGAGGGGCTGCGCCACGCCGAGGTGGTCGCCCGCATCAAGGCGCGGGAGGACGAGGCCCGGCTGCTTGTGGTCAACCCCGAGACGGACCAGTACTTCAAGCGGCTGCGGGCGACACCCACGGAGGAACACGTGGAAG GCCCGCTGCCATTCCCGGTCACCAACGGGACCAGCCCTGCCCAG CTCAATGGAGGCTCGGCATGCTCCTCCCGAAGTGACCTGCCTGGCTCGGACAAGGACGCAGAG gacgGCAGCACCTGGAGGCGTGACCCCTTCCAGGAGAGCGGCCTGCACCTGAGCCCCACGGCGGCCGAGGCCAAGGAGAAGGCTCGGGCCACCCGCGTCAACAAGCGGGCCCCGCAGATGGACTGGAACCGCAAGCGTGAGATCTTCAGCAACTTCTGA
- the NHERF2 gene encoding Na(+)/H(+) exchange regulatory cofactor NHE-RF2 isoform X2 codes for MSCVHVVPSPGLYFYPFPPPPSRTGLFPTMVSELHTCPAWHVPEGRVSPVVPGSPVWPTLPVTPPCSSMVLCSSSERSRETSRSGIWPSSGSRGKASGGGAQLGQKKHVLPGWGGPGHRLLGARGWVLPLERSLDVPGPLRDLRPRLCHLHKGPQGYGFNLHSDKSRPGQYIRSVDPGSPAAHSGLRPQDRLIEVNGQNVEGLRHAEVVARIKAREDEARLLVVNPETDQYFKRLRATPTEEHVEGPLPFPVTNGTSPAQLNGGSACSSRSDLPGSDKDAEDGSTWRRDPFQESGLHLSPTAAEAKEKARATRVNKRAPQMDWNRKREIFSNF; via the exons ATGTCATGTGTCCACGTCGTGCCTAGCCCTGGGCTCTACTTTtaccccttccctcctcccccatccaGGACAGGCCTCTTCCCCACCATGGTTTCCGAACTACATACCTGTCCTGCGTGGCATGTCCCCGAGGGACGAGTCAGCCCAGTGGTGCCTGGCTCCCCCGTTTGGCCCACGCTGCCAGTGACCCCACCTTGCTCTAGCATGGTGCTGTGCAGCAGCTCAGAGAGGTCACGGGAAACTTCCAGAAGTGGAATCTGGCCAAGCTCTGGCAGTCGGGGCAAGGCTTCTGGAGGAGGAGCCCAGTTGGGACAGAAAAAGCATGTTCTGCCTGGCTGGGGAGGCCCTGGGCACCGGCTCTTGGGGGCGAGAGGCTGGGTCCTGCCGCTGGAGCGCTCCCTG GATGTCCCTGGTCCACTGAGGGATCTGCGCCCTCGCCTGTGCCACCTGCACAAGGGCCCACAGGGTTACGGGTTCAATCTGCACAGTGACAAGTCCCGGCCTGGCCAGTACATCCGCTCCGTGGACCCTGGCTCACCTGCCGCCCACTCCGGCCTCCGACCCCAGGACCGGCTCATCGAG GTGAACGGGCAGAACGTGGAGGGGCTGCGCCACGCCGAGGTGGTCGCCCGCATCAAGGCGCGGGAGGACGAGGCCCGGCTGCTTGTGGTCAACCCCGAGACGGACCAGTACTTCAAGCGGCTGCGGGCGACACCCACGGAGGAACACGTGGAAG GCCCGCTGCCATTCCCGGTCACCAACGGGACCAGCCCTGCCCAG CTCAATGGAGGCTCGGCATGCTCCTCCCGAAGTGACCTGCCTGGCTCGGACAAGGACGCAGAG gacgGCAGCACCTGGAGGCGTGACCCCTTCCAGGAGAGCGGCCTGCACCTGAGCCCCACGGCGGCCGAGGCCAAGGAGAAGGCTCGGGCCACCCGCGTCAACAAGCGGGCCCCGCAGATGGACTGGAACCGCAAGCGTGAGATCTTCAGCAACTTCTGA
- the NHERF2 gene encoding Na(+)/H(+) exchange regulatory cofactor NHE-RF2 isoform X3, with amino-acid sequence MDSPARAHVCASAWTSLHAWMYTGLCVCAALHAQVVQRIKAVEGRTRLLVVDTETDEELRRRQLTCTEEMARRGLPPPHEPWEPKPDWVATGSAGPEAGGKDVPGPLRDLRPRLCHLHKGPQGYGFNLHSDKSRPGQYIRSVDPGSPAAHSGLRPQDRLIEVNGQNVEGLRHAEVVARIKAREDEARLLVVNPETDQYFKRLRATPTEEHVEGPLPFPVTNGTSPAQLNGGSACSSRSDLPGSDKDAEDGSTWRRDPFQESGLHLSPTAAEAKEKARATRVNKRAPQMDWNRKREIFSNF; translated from the exons ATGGACTCACCAGCGCGTGCGCATGTGTGTGCAAGCGCGTGGACAAGTCTTCACGCCTGGATGTATacaggtttgtgtgtgtgtgcagcgcTGCATGCCCAG GTGGTGCAGAGAATCAAGGCCGTGGAAGGGCGGACACGGCTGCTGGTGGTGGACACGGAGACGGACGAGGAGCTGCGCCGGCGGCAGCTCACCTGCACGGAGGAGATGGCTCGGCGGGGGCTACCGCCCCCCCATGAGCCCTGGGAGCCGAAGCCGGACTGGGTGGCCACGGGCAGCGCGGGCCCCGAGGCAGGCGGGAAG GATGTCCCTGGTCCACTGAGGGATCTGCGCCCTCGCCTGTGCCACCTGCACAAGGGCCCACAGGGTTACGGGTTCAATCTGCACAGTGACAAGTCCCGGCCTGGCCAGTACATCCGCTCCGTGGACCCTGGCTCACCTGCCGCCCACTCCGGCCTCCGACCCCAGGACCGGCTCATCGAG GTGAACGGGCAGAACGTGGAGGGGCTGCGCCACGCCGAGGTGGTCGCCCGCATCAAGGCGCGGGAGGACGAGGCCCGGCTGCTTGTGGTCAACCCCGAGACGGACCAGTACTTCAAGCGGCTGCGGGCGACACCCACGGAGGAACACGTGGAAG GCCCGCTGCCATTCCCGGTCACCAACGGGACCAGCCCTGCCCAG CTCAATGGAGGCTCGGCATGCTCCTCCCGAAGTGACCTGCCTGGCTCGGACAAGGACGCAGAG gacgGCAGCACCTGGAGGCGTGACCCCTTCCAGGAGAGCGGCCTGCACCTGAGCCCCACGGCGGCCGAGGCCAAGGAGAAGGCTCGGGCCACCCGCGTCAACAAGCGGGCCCCGCAGATGGACTGGAACCGCAAGCGTGAGATCTTCAGCAACTTCTGA